From one Gammaproteobacteria bacterium genomic stretch:
- a CDS encoding amino acid dehydrogenase, with amino-acid sequence MEIKNLSGGLSLNPNNEDFLAMQTQNDNTPPSYDDVFQYAKDLNYGELHFKIDKKTGLFAVVAIHSTKLGPAIGGCRCIPYASTQAAITDAVRLAYGMSYKAAICELPHGGAKAVLMRPPVIANRQAYFQSFAEFVNELNGRYVTAMDSGTDVNDMDIIATKTRYVTCTSEGGGGDPSPFTALGVKRGIEAAVKFKLGQDNLRDVHVAIQGAGHVGYYLARDLVEAGARVTMADINTANLERCKNEFKIEIVSPESIYEINCDVFAPCALGAGLNATTIPRLNTTIVAGAANNQLKDIDEDDKLLFERGILYAPDFLINSGGLIYAASVYDHGNFEQAKNHILNIYDALIKIFTRAKAEHKPTNHIAQVIADERLY; translated from the coding sequence ATGGAAATTAAAAATCTTTCTGGTGGCCTTTCTTTAAATCCGAACAATGAGGATTTTTTGGCAATGCAAACGCAAAACGATAATACTCCCCCATCCTATGATGACGTTTTTCAATACGCCAAAGATTTAAACTACGGTGAATTACATTTCAAAATAGATAAAAAAACCGGGCTATTCGCCGTGGTCGCAATCCACAGCACTAAATTAGGTCCTGCAATTGGCGGCTGTCGCTGTATTCCCTATGCTTCCACTCAGGCTGCAATCACTGACGCTGTTAGATTAGCCTATGGCATGAGTTATAAAGCGGCAATTTGTGAATTACCTCATGGTGGCGCAAAGGCAGTATTGATGAGACCCCCTGTCATTGCTAACCGACAAGCTTACTTTCAATCTTTTGCTGAATTTGTAAATGAACTAAATGGTCGCTATGTGACTGCCATGGATAGTGGCACAGATGTCAATGATATGGACATTATTGCGACCAAAACACGTTATGTGACATGCACCTCAGAAGGCGGCGGCGGGGATCCCTCTCCATTTACAGCATTAGGTGTTAAACGGGGTATTGAAGCCGCAGTCAAGTTCAAGCTAGGTCAAGATAATCTGCGTGACGTTCATGTAGCAATTCAAGGGGCGGGTCACGTGGGTTATTATTTAGCGCGCGATTTGGTTGAAGCAGGTGCGCGTGTAACAATGGCGGATATCAATACAGCCAACTTAGAACGCTGTAAAAATGAATTTAAAATCGAAATCGTGTCTCCTGAATCCATCTACGAAATCAACTGTGATGTGTTTGCCCCTTGCGCACTAGGAGCAGGTTTAAATGCAACAACAATTCCTCGATTGAATACCACCATCGTTGCTGGAGCGGCGAACAATCAACTAAAAGATATCGATGAAGATGATAAGCTCCTATTTGAACGCGGCATTTTGTATGCACCCGATTTTTTGATCAATTCGGGAGGTCTCATTTATGCCGCTTCCGTTTATGATCATGGTAATTTTGAACAAGCTAAAAATCATATTTTGAATATCTATGATGCTTTAATCAAAATTTTCACCCGAGCAAAAGCAGAACATAAACCTACCAATCATATCGCTCAAGTTATTGCTGATGAACGATTGTATTAA
- the pdhA gene encoding pyruvate dehydrogenase (acetyl-transferring) E1 component subunit alpha has translation MTTVAEFKIEFLQYLDSEGKPISTLPDFANDSNILLSLYKEMVKTRLFDAKAVALQRTGKMGTFPSSLGQEAVAVGMGHAMAQEDIFCPYYRDQGAMFMRGVSMQEILAYWGGDERGSDFKGPRQDFPIAVPVASQCLHATGCAYAIKYRKEKRAVVTTVGDGGTSKGDFYEAMNLAGDWNLPVVFIINNNQWAISVPLAAQTHTKTLAQKAIAAGFEGIQVDGNDVIAVREAVARALKRAKEGNGPTLIEAITYRLCDHTTADDAKRYIEGACIESAWINEPIKRLYNYLMEHNLWSKEQEEELKQGFSEEIDAAVSEYLNMPPQPATSILAYHYESWPTNLQDQWDELGAIDNA, from the coding sequence ATGACAACTGTTGCTGAGTTTAAAATTGAATTTCTCCAATATTTAGATAGTGAAGGAAAGCCTATTTCCACCCTCCCTGATTTCGCCAATGATTCCAACATATTGCTTTCCCTCTATAAAGAGATGGTGAAAACTAGACTATTTGACGCCAAAGCCGTGGCGCTTCAAAGAACAGGCAAAATGGGTACTTTTCCTTCGTCTCTCGGCCAAGAAGCGGTCGCTGTTGGAATGGGTCATGCCATGGCTCAAGAGGATATTTTTTGCCCTTATTACCGTGACCAAGGTGCGATGTTTATGCGTGGAGTCTCCATGCAAGAAATACTCGCGTATTGGGGCGGCGACGAAAGAGGCAGTGATTTCAAAGGGCCCCGGCAGGACTTTCCCATTGCAGTACCCGTTGCGAGTCAATGCTTGCATGCGACTGGTTGTGCTTATGCGATAAAATATCGCAAAGAAAAACGTGCAGTAGTGACGACTGTCGGTGATGGCGGTACCTCGAAAGGTGACTTCTATGAAGCGATGAATTTGGCAGGTGATTGGAATCTTCCCGTCGTATTTATAATCAATAATAACCAGTGGGCGATATCCGTTCCTTTGGCTGCTCAAACACACACCAAGACGTTGGCTCAAAAAGCCATCGCTGCAGGATTTGAGGGAATTCAAGTAGATGGAAATGATGTTATAGCCGTAAGAGAAGCAGTGGCAAGAGCACTTAAAAGAGCAAAAGAAGGGAATGGCCCTACCTTGATTGAAGCGATTACCTACCGATTGTGTGATCACACCACTGCGGATGATGCCAAACGTTATATAGAAGGTGCTTGCATTGAATCAGCCTGGATAAATGAACCCATCAAGCGTCTTTACAATTACTTAATGGAACACAACCTTTGGTCCAAAGAACAAGAAGAAGAACTTAAACAAGGTTTTTCGGAAGAAATTGATGCTGCGGTGTCAGAATATCTTAACATGCCCCCCCAACCAGCCACCTCCATTTTGGCTTACCATTACGAATCTTGGCCCACCAATTTGCAAGATCAATGGGATGAATTAGGAGCCATAGACAATGCCTGA
- a CDS encoding alpha-ketoacid dehydrogenase subunit beta, which produces MPEITLIQAVTQALAYEMSADKNVVVFGEDVGVNGGVFRATAGLFDQFGPERVLDTPLAESMIAGMAVGMAAQGLKPVAEFQFMGFIYSGLDQILCHAARLRNRTRGRLTCPIVFRAPFGGGIRAPEHHSESTEAIFAHIPGLRVVIPSSPARAYGLLLAAIRNPDPVLFLEPKRIYRLVKQEVPDDGKALPLDKCFVLREGSDITLVTWGASTHETLLAADALAAEGIEAEVIDVATIKPLDMETILNSVAKTGRCVIIHEAAKSGGIGAEIAAQIAEHGLMYLLAPIQRVTGYDAAMPYFKMEKLYLPSVERIIKAVSNIMEYA; this is translated from the coding sequence ATGCCTGAAATTACACTTATACAAGCCGTTACCCAAGCGCTCGCATATGAAATGTCTGCAGACAAAAATGTGGTGGTCTTTGGAGAAGATGTCGGCGTCAATGGGGGCGTGTTTCGCGCTACAGCAGGACTTTTTGATCAGTTTGGTCCCGAGCGGGTTCTCGATACACCCCTCGCAGAATCCATGATTGCGGGCATGGCAGTTGGAATGGCCGCTCAAGGTTTAAAACCTGTAGCAGAATTTCAATTTATGGGTTTTATTTATTCAGGTCTTGATCAAATTCTTTGCCATGCAGCCCGGCTTAGAAATCGAACTCGCGGTAGGTTAACTTGCCCGATTGTTTTTCGTGCTCCTTTCGGAGGGGGCATCCGCGCGCCCGAACATCATTCTGAAAGCACTGAGGCGATTTTCGCGCATATTCCCGGATTAAGAGTCGTTATCCCCTCTTCTCCTGCACGCGCTTATGGACTCCTATTAGCTGCAATTCGTAATCCAGATCCTGTACTCTTTTTAGAGCCTAAGCGTATTTATCGATTGGTGAAACAAGAAGTGCCTGATGATGGCAAAGCGCTACCCTTGGATAAATGCTTTGTTTTACGAGAAGGTTCGGACATTACCCTAGTCACTTGGGGAGCAAGTACTCACGAAACATTACTCGCTGCCGACGCATTAGCAGCAGAGGGGATAGAAGCCGAAGTGATAGATGTCGCCACTATCAAGCCGCTCGATATGGAAACCATACTTAACTCCGTCGCTAAAACAGGGCGCTGCGTGATCATTCATGAAGCCGCCAAGAGTGGTGGTATAGGAGCTGAAATTGCTGCTCAAATCGCTGAGCATGGTCTGATGTACCTCCTTGCCCCTATACAACGTGTTACTGGTTACGATGCAGCCATGCCTTACTTTAAGATGGAAAAATTATACCTTCCAAGTGTTGAAAGAATTATTAAAGCAGTATCGAACATAATGGAGTATGCATGA
- a CDS encoding 2-oxo acid dehydrogenase subunit E2, producing the protein MKIFYLPDLGEGLPDAEIREWLIQEGDEVKVDQPIVSMETAKALVDVPSPYKGKISKLYGNAGDIIKTGNPLVGYDEGDSPKTDAGTVVGSIEVGSKVISESPTGIQPRNTSQSIRVTPAVRSLAKQLNVDLEKITPTGPGGTISVQDVKAAGENSPSLAEGFEPLHGARRSMATIMALAHSTVVPVTLSDDANIHHFDKTEDITLRLIRAIVHASKTEPALNAHFDGKNISHKLFAEVNIGLAVDTPQGLYVPVIKKAESQSREQLRATINSFKQHAKEQNFPKESLQGATITLSNFGVFVGRYANPIVVPPTVAIIGIGKLRDEVVAIEGRAEIQRIMPISLTFDHRAATGGEAARFLAALIEDLQS; encoded by the coding sequence ATGAAGATTTTTTACTTACCGGACCTCGGTGAAGGGCTACCTGATGCAGAAATACGTGAATGGCTAATTCAAGAAGGTGATGAAGTTAAAGTTGATCAGCCGATTGTTTCTATGGAAACAGCGAAAGCATTAGTCGATGTACCCTCTCCTTATAAAGGCAAAATTTCCAAACTATATGGCAATGCCGGAGATATTATTAAAACGGGAAACCCATTAGTTGGCTATGATGAAGGTGATTCCCCTAAAACAGATGCAGGTACAGTCGTCGGCAGCATAGAAGTAGGCAGCAAAGTGATTAGTGAATCTCCTACCGGCATTCAGCCTCGCAATACCTCGCAAAGTATTCGTGTCACCCCGGCAGTTAGAAGTCTCGCTAAGCAGTTAAATGTTGATCTTGAAAAAATTACGCCTACGGGTCCCGGTGGCACCATTAGCGTTCAAGATGTAAAAGCAGCTGGTGAAAACTCTCCCAGCTTAGCTGAAGGCTTTGAACCTTTGCACGGCGCACGCCGTTCTATGGCAACGATTATGGCATTAGCACATTCAACAGTCGTCCCGGTAACCTTATCCGATGATGCCAATATCCACCACTTCGATAAAACCGAAGATATAACTCTGCGCTTGATTCGCGCCATCGTGCATGCCTCAAAAACTGAACCGGCCTTAAATGCGCATTTTGATGGTAAAAACATTAGTCACAAATTATTTGCCGAAGTGAATATTGGGCTAGCAGTTGATACCCCTCAAGGTTTATATGTACCGGTCATCAAAAAAGCTGAATCACAATCGAGAGAACAACTTCGCGCAACCATTAACTCCTTCAAGCAACATGCTAAAGAACAAAATTTTCCAAAAGAAAGTTTGCAGGGTGCAACTATCACGCTCTCTAATTTTGGCGTGTTCGTTGGCCGCTATGCTAATCCTATCGTGGTACCGCCTACTGTCGCCATTATTGGCATCGGCAAATTACGTGACGAGGTAGTGGCCATCGAGGGACGTGCAGAAATACAACGCATTATGCCAATCTCTTTAACGTTTGATCACCGCGCAGCGACGGGCGGCGAAGCAGCCCGATTCCTGGCAGCCTTGATTGAAGATCTGCAAAGTTAA
- a CDS encoding SDR family NAD(P)-dependent oxidoreductase: protein MQIVGKIAVITGGASGMGAQTALYLSERGAKIAILDKDEEAAQKIASQIHGLAVKCNIVDEKEVEEAFKQIQENIGIPQICINCAGIAPAKRIVGREGPMPLSDFKKVIEVNLIGTFNVLRVAAALMMEVEPIDSDQERGVIINTASIAAYEGQIGQCAYSASKGGICSLTLPAARELGQHNIRVVTIAPGLFQTPLLESLPQEVQDGLALNITFPPRFGQPIEYAMLASHIIENSYINGAVLRLDGGLRMQAK from the coding sequence ATGCAAATAGTAGGAAAGATTGCAGTCATTACGGGAGGCGCTTCTGGGATGGGTGCCCAAACTGCACTCTATTTGAGTGAACGAGGAGCAAAGATAGCTATTCTAGACAAGGACGAAGAGGCTGCTCAAAAAATCGCCTCGCAAATTCATGGTCTCGCAGTTAAATGCAATATAGTCGATGAAAAAGAAGTAGAAGAAGCCTTCAAACAGATTCAGGAAAACATAGGTATTCCTCAAATCTGCATCAATTGTGCCGGGATTGCACCTGCTAAACGCATTGTGGGACGCGAGGGTCCTATGCCCTTGAGTGATTTCAAAAAAGTAATAGAGGTTAATTTAATAGGCACATTTAATGTATTACGTGTTGCAGCTGCATTAATGATGGAAGTAGAACCTATCGATAGCGATCAAGAACGTGGCGTGATCATTAATACTGCATCTATTGCGGCCTATGAAGGTCAAATTGGTCAGTGTGCTTACAGCGCCTCTAAAGGGGGTATCTGCTCTTTAACTCTGCCAGCTGCTCGAGAGCTTGGCCAACACAATATTCGCGTTGTAACAATTGCCCCTGGACTTTTCCAAACTCCTTTATTAGAAAGCTTACCTCAAGAAGTCCAAGATGGACTGGCACTTAATATCACCTTTCCCCCACGTTTTGGTCAGCCTATAGAGTATGCAATGCTAGCCTCACACATCATTGAAAATTCGTATATTAATGGTGCAGTGCTTCGTTTAGATGGTGGCTTAAGGATGCAGGCTAAATAA
- a CDS encoding UDP-glucose/GDP-mannose dehydrogenase family protein translates to MKVTVFGTGYVGLVTGICLADLGNDVICVDIDHAKVAQLQQGVAPIFEPGLERMLQDNLSMERIKFTTDFEMGAKHGLFQFIAVGTPSNDDGAADLRAVHDVADKIGKMMQSYCLIITKSTVPVGTADEVREIISRSLATRNVSIDFDIASNPEFLREGAAISDFMNPDRIIVGADNVRALDYLRELYMPLIDLGKRFVVMDTRSSELTKYASNAFLATKISFMNEMSHLAEKLGADIEHVRVGMSMDPRIGEHFLFPGCGYGGSCFPKDVQALTRTAKDFGQELRILSATEAVNQDQKYILVNKLHKFFKDGLQDKTIALWGLSFKPNTDDMREASSKIVIENLLSLGAKIQAYDPVAMEEARKLYGSHPAFSLGETHETVLANADVLVIVTEWDIFRSPNFNLIKESLRHPAIFDGRNLYEPLRLSSLGLHYFAVGRGHKI, encoded by the coding sequence ATGAAAGTGACTGTATTTGGCACCGGGTATGTAGGTTTAGTAACAGGAATCTGTCTTGCTGATTTAGGTAATGATGTCATATGTGTGGATATTGACCACGCTAAAGTGGCGCAACTGCAACAAGGGGTTGCACCCATTTTTGAGCCGGGTCTTGAGCGGATGTTACAAGACAACCTCAGTATGGAACGCATTAAATTTACCACTGATTTTGAAATGGGTGCGAAACACGGTTTGTTTCAATTTATTGCTGTAGGGACACCTTCTAATGATGATGGCGCTGCCGATTTGCGAGCCGTACACGATGTGGCGGATAAAATCGGTAAAATGATGCAGAGCTATTGTTTAATCATTACTAAATCCACCGTTCCAGTGGGTACTGCCGATGAAGTCAGAGAAATAATTTCAAGATCGCTTGCAACACGCAATGTGAGTATTGATTTTGATATCGCATCCAATCCTGAATTTCTCCGGGAAGGCGCCGCCATAAGCGATTTCATGAATCCGGATAGAATAATTGTGGGAGCCGACAATGTGCGCGCGCTTGACTATCTGCGTGAACTTTATATGCCTCTCATCGATCTTGGTAAACGCTTTGTTGTAATGGACACCCGCTCCTCTGAGTTGACTAAATATGCATCTAATGCATTTTTAGCGACCAAGATTAGTTTTATGAACGAAATGAGCCATCTTGCTGAAAAACTGGGCGCTGACATTGAACACGTTCGCGTGGGCATGAGCATGGACCCCCGCATCGGAGAACATTTTCTTTTTCCAGGATGTGGCTATGGTGGTTCGTGTTTTCCAAAAGATGTGCAGGCCCTTACCCGCACAGCTAAGGATTTTGGTCAGGAGCTGCGTATACTTTCTGCCACAGAAGCCGTCAATCAAGATCAAAAATATATATTGGTTAATAAATTACATAAATTTTTCAAAGATGGATTACAGGATAAAACAATCGCCTTATGGGGGTTGTCGTTTAAACCCAATACAGATGATATGCGCGAAGCCTCCAGTAAAATTGTGATCGAAAACTTGTTATCGTTAGGAGCAAAAATTCAAGCATATGACCCAGTGGCAATGGAAGAAGCCAGAAAGTTGTATGGCAGCCATCCTGCTTTCAGTCTAGGTGAGACTCATGAAACGGTATTGGCGAATGCAGATGTATTAGTCATTGTGACTGAGTGGGATATATTCCGTTCTCCCAATTTTAATTTAATCAAAGAAAGTCTACGCCATCCTGCTATTTTTGATGGACGGAATCTTTATGAACCACTTCGATTATCGTCATTAGGGTTACACTATTTTGCTGTGGGAAGAGGTCATAAAATTTAA
- a CDS encoding glycosyltransferase family 4 protein gives MRIWIVHQHAIPPIGMGPTRHFDLAKKLIEQGHEVYIFAGNYCHNSFHYIGEPYSVTKKIAYYFKVPFIWIDVPAYTKNSIKRLYNMLAFAFRLLTNKDLKFLPKPDIVLGSSPSPFAAWAAQRLASRYGVPFIYEIRDLWPETLLALGSFSKHHPLAKILAGIENFLLSKAVKIISVLPGASDYLLNKKIPKDKIKWLPNAVDLNHISYSPSTIKNEITIFYAGAFNVSNDIETLLKAAKIVQEEANHFQFKLIGEGPQRALLEKFVASEKINNVEFFPSVGKDQIYPILGTADICVGMVRKTNLYRFGTSLNKITDYLAIARPVVFALDSPYSPITEANAGLTVPPENPHLLAQAILKIGSLSPQEREQLGRNGRKYAEQYYNLDKITAEFIDCCKSE, from the coding sequence ATGAGAATATGGATTGTTCATCAACACGCTATTCCTCCGATTGGAATGGGTCCCACCCGGCATTTTGATCTCGCAAAAAAACTTATTGAGCAAGGTCATGAAGTTTATATTTTTGCGGGAAATTATTGTCATAATAGTTTCCATTATATTGGTGAGCCTTATAGTGTTACAAAAAAGATTGCCTACTATTTTAAAGTGCCTTTTATCTGGATTGATGTTCCGGCATATACTAAAAATTCAATCAAACGTTTGTATAATATGTTGGCTTTTGCATTTCGATTGCTGACGAATAAAGATCTGAAATTTTTGCCTAAACCTGACATTGTCCTAGGTTCTTCACCATCACCTTTTGCTGCATGGGCTGCACAGCGATTGGCATCGCGATACGGTGTGCCTTTTATTTACGAGATTAGAGATTTATGGCCAGAAACTTTGCTCGCCCTGGGTAGTTTTTCGAAGCACCATCCATTGGCAAAAATTTTGGCTGGCATTGAAAATTTTCTATTATCAAAGGCGGTGAAAATTATTTCCGTTTTGCCAGGAGCCAGTGATTATTTGCTGAATAAAAAAATCCCTAAAGATAAAATAAAATGGTTACCTAATGCTGTCGATTTAAATCATATTTCCTATTCACCCAGTACTATTAAAAATGAAATTACTATTTTTTACGCCGGTGCTTTTAATGTTTCTAACGATATCGAAACTCTGTTAAAAGCAGCAAAAATAGTACAAGAAGAAGCTAATCACTTTCAGTTTAAGCTAATCGGCGAGGGGCCACAAAGAGCTCTGCTTGAAAAATTCGTTGCATCCGAAAAAATTAATAACGTTGAATTTTTTCCTTCTGTGGGTAAGGATCAAATCTATCCTATCTTAGGTACCGCAGACATTTGTGTAGGAATGGTTAGAAAAACGAATTTATACCGATTTGGTACTAGCCTCAATAAAATTACGGATTATTTGGCCATAGCTCGTCCTGTGGTGTTTGCGCTCGATTCACCTTATAGTCCAATTACGGAAGCAAATGCCGGCTTGACCGTTCCACCTGAAAATCCACATTTACTCGCACAAGCTATCTTAAAAATTGGATCGTTATCGCCGCAAGAACGGGAGCAGTTGGGGCGAAATGGACGTAAATATGCTGAGCAATATTACAATTTGGACAAGATTACCGCAGAGTTTATTGATTGCTGTAAATCGGAATAA
- the asnB gene encoding asparagine synthase (glutamine-hydrolyzing) has protein sequence MCGVAGLLSTKTKHLSEREDYSHVEKMLADQAYRGPDHHQIECVNTPNLFLTLGHNRLKIIDLNVNSNQPMWEDEKRYIISYNGMLYNYLELRQQLKSAGYQFTTQGDTEVVLKSFMHWGHDAFQRFNGMFAVAIFDVLEEKLYLIRDRYGIKPLFYFYQRDKVYFASTSSKIAELLHLQPNMAYHAKGLAYWCYDFESESAYKDLLMVAPSEIVTVNFKNELHIKTQKYYCLSEKVQQLIDVQLSESHQTITAKIQFLLEDAVALRLQSDVPVGLSLSGGIDSGTVAGLAKKNADFLPTFSFGSLNDRHSEALNTKMTADKVGCNVHFVNPSANEMRDSFWRTLQLQDAPYPNFSIPAQHLVFDHARQQGIKVMLGGQGGDEIFMGYRKYLLFYLSQLLYTKKSLSTITFMAQLIPSLVGELHNFKNNLFSFKRYTNNLVDPVWKAFTPTLDITIDKRKSLWQRQLADIQMFSLPTLLRYEDRNSMGNGIESRLPFLDYRLVELALALPDTLKLHRGYTKWILRKISQQYIPSDIAFSRQKRGFDVKSQNWIASGIGEDLRATLHSNPHLLKRMGISNKVNILFSNQKLITDSYRLAEAITLAWLAKKNHFVWG, from the coding sequence ATGTGTGGTGTCGCAGGTCTCCTTAGTACGAAAACAAAGCACCTAAGTGAGAGAGAAGATTACAGCCACGTAGAAAAAATGTTAGCTGACCAAGCTTACCGTGGGCCTGATCACCACCAAATTGAATGCGTCAACACACCTAACCTTTTTTTAACTCTTGGTCACAATCGTTTAAAGATTATCGATTTAAATGTAAATTCTAATCAGCCTATGTGGGAGGATGAAAAACGATATATTATCTCCTATAACGGCATGCTTTATAATTATCTCGAATTGCGTCAACAACTTAAATCAGCCGGTTATCAGTTTACAACGCAAGGTGACACTGAGGTAGTGTTGAAATCTTTTATGCATTGGGGTCATGATGCATTTCAACGTTTTAATGGTATGTTTGCTGTAGCAATATTTGACGTTTTAGAGGAAAAACTCTACTTAATCAGGGATCGATACGGCATCAAGCCGCTTTTCTATTTCTATCAGCGCGATAAAGTTTATTTTGCTTCTACCAGTTCAAAAATAGCTGAATTATTACATTTACAACCTAACATGGCCTATCATGCAAAAGGTCTTGCTTATTGGTGTTATGACTTTGAATCAGAGTCGGCGTATAAAGATTTATTGATGGTGGCGCCAAGCGAAATCGTCACTGTCAATTTTAAAAATGAGCTGCATATTAAAACCCAAAAATACTATTGCTTGTCTGAAAAAGTACAGCAATTGATCGATGTGCAACTTTCTGAATCTCATCAAACAATAACTGCAAAAATTCAATTTCTACTTGAAGATGCAGTGGCTCTGCGTTTGCAATCAGATGTGCCGGTCGGACTTTCGTTAAGTGGTGGTATTGATTCGGGAACAGTGGCAGGTTTGGCAAAAAAAAATGCTGATTTTCTCCCGACATTTTCATTTGGGTCGTTGAATGATCGGCACTCTGAAGCGCTCAATACTAAAATGACTGCTGATAAAGTAGGTTGTAATGTTCATTTTGTAAATCCTTCTGCCAATGAAATGCGAGATTCTTTTTGGAGAACCTTGCAACTACAAGATGCGCCTTATCCTAATTTCAGCATTCCGGCGCAACACCTTGTTTTTGATCATGCAAGACAGCAAGGGATAAAAGTAATGTTAGGCGGGCAGGGGGGCGATGAAATATTTATGGGTTATCGAAAATATTTATTATTTTATTTGTCCCAGCTTTTATATACAAAAAAATCACTGTCAACAATTACCTTTATGGCACAGTTAATACCCAGCTTAGTGGGTGAATTGCATAATTTTAAAAATAATTTATTTAGTTTCAAACGTTATACTAATAATTTAGTGGATCCAGTTTGGAAAGCATTTACACCAACCTTAGATATCACTATAGATAAAAGAAAATCATTGTGGCAACGTCAGCTTGCAGATATCCAAATGTTTAGTTTACCCACGTTATTACGCTATGAAGATCGCAATTCAATGGGGAATGGTATCGAGAGCCGCTTACCCTTTTTAGATTACCGTTTAGTTGAGCTAGCACTCGCACTGCCCGACACTTTAAAACTGCACCGTGGTTATACTAAGTGGATATTGCGTAAAATATCTCAACAATATATTCCTTCAGATATAGCTTTTTCCCGTCAAAAACGCGGCTTTGACGTAAAGAGTCAGAACTGGATTGCGTCAGGAATAGGAGAAGATTTGCGCGCGACACTCCATTCAAATCCGCACTTACTGAAACGAATGGGTATCTCCAATAAGGTTAATATTTTATTTAGTAATCAAAAATTAATTACTGATTCTTATAGGCTAGCAGAAGCAATAACGCTTGCTTGGTTGGCTAAGAAAAATCATTTTGTTTGGGGCTGA
- a CDS encoding glycosyltransferase, whose amino-acid sequence MIKVAHLTSVHSVQDVRIFYKQCLSLKQQGYDVTLIAQDDADRILEGIKVVAVEKINSRFRRMTKLPWQIYREAIKVKADLYHFHDPELIIIGLLLRLRGKRVVYDIHEDVPRDILLKTWIPSIFRHALSTFFNIFERVAAFYFSGLVTVTPRIKQRFSHPLITEVRNYPVLAEFQQVSRKSKASMMCYVGLITPERGVFQMLQVAKMANMPLLLAGSFNCENVKAEVLLNNNTQYAGYLNRHSVMEVFDQAIVGLSLLQPGPTFPDSLPIKLFEYMAAGIPVIASDFPLWREIIETHHCGFCVDPTNIALISEKIHYLRDNPTLAHEMGERGRRAVEKYYNWQTEFAKLSTLYRQILQ is encoded by the coding sequence ATGATTAAAGTAGCTCATCTTACTTCCGTCCATTCAGTGCAAGATGTGCGCATCTTTTACAAGCAGTGTTTGTCGCTTAAGCAACAAGGGTATGATGTAACGCTCATTGCTCAAGATGATGCAGATAGAATTCTTGAAGGAATTAAAGTTGTTGCAGTAGAAAAAATTAATTCACGTTTTCGGCGGATGACTAAATTGCCATGGCAAATTTATCGTGAGGCCATCAAAGTAAAAGCGGATCTCTATCATTTCCATGATCCCGAATTAATCATAATCGGTTTATTGCTTCGCTTACGAGGTAAACGGGTAGTGTATGACATTCATGAAGATGTGCCCCGAGACATTCTACTCAAGACATGGATTCCCTCCATTTTTCGGCACGCACTCTCTACCTTTTTTAATATATTTGAGCGCGTTGCCGCTTTTTATTTTAGTGGCTTAGTGACAGTTACTCCACGAATCAAACAACGATTTTCTCATCCGTTAATTACGGAAGTACGAAATTACCCAGTATTAGCTGAATTTCAACAAGTCTCCCGTAAAAGTAAGGCCTCGATGATGTGCTATGTGGGATTGATTACGCCCGAACGGGGTGTTTTTCAAATGCTACAAGTAGCTAAAATGGCTAATATGCCCTTACTTCTGGCGGGTAGCTTTAATTGTGAAAACGTAAAAGCTGAAGTTTTATTGAATAATAATACCCAATATGCCGGCTATCTAAACCGACACAGCGTAATGGAGGTTTTTGACCAAGCTATCGTAGGCTTGTCCTTATTACAGCCCGGGCCTACTTTCCCTGATTCCCTGCCAATTAAATTATTCGAATATATGGCGGCGGGTATTCCGGTTATTGCTTCTGATTTTCCGTTGTGGCGTGAAATAATTGAAACCCACCACTGTGGTTTTTGTGTGGATCCCACCAATATTGCCTTAATTAGCGAAAAAATACATTATCTTAGAGATAATCCTACGCTCGCTCATGAGATGGGGGAGCGGGGCAGGAGAGCAGTAGAAAAGTATTATAATTGGCAAACAGAGTTTGCTAAACTGTCGACTCTTTATCGACAAATACTTCAGTAG